TGGATGCACGTAAGCTAGTGGTTGATTCATTTATTAGTTTTTATTTTTTAATAAATCAAAATAGATTTAATTATTTAACTTTTGATATTTGAGCCATAAGCTCTGCTTCTGCACAAAGTTTACCGTTTGCATATGCATACCCTTGCATATGGCAAATACCACGACGAATTGGTGTAATTAACGAACATTTAAATATTAAAGTATCGCCTGGCACTACTTTTTGTTTAAACTTAACATTGTCCATTTTCATGAAAAAGGTTAAATAATTTTCAGGGTCTGGAACCGTGTTTAAAACTAAAACACCCCCCGTTTGAGCCATAGCTTCTACAATTAAAACTCCTGGCATTACTGGTGCTCCAGGAAAGTGTCCCGCAAAGAAAGACTCGTTCATAGTCACATTTTTCAATGCAATAACATGGCTATCGGAAAGTTCAAAAACTTTATCGATTAATAAAAAAGGTTGTCTGTGAGGCAACATGGCCATGATTTGGTTCACATCCATTAAAGGCGTTTGATTCAAATCGATATTAGGCACATTATTACGACGGTCGTTTTTTATAAGTTTTGAAAGTTTTTTTGCAAATTGTGTATTCACATAATGCCCTGGCTTATTAGCTATTACTTTACCTCTAATTCGGGTTCCAATAAGTGCTAAGTCTCCTAAAACATCTAATAATTTATGTCTTGCAGCTTCATTTGGGTAATGTAATGTTAAATTGTCTAAAATACCATTTGATTTTACTTTAACAGTATCCTTTTTAAATGCAACTTTAAGTTTTTCCATCGTGTCAGTAGACAATGGTTTGTCAACATAAACAATCGCATTATTTAAATCACCTCCTTTTATTAATCCATTTTGAAGGAGCATTTCAATTTCATGCAAAAAACTAAAGGTTCGCGCATCTGAAATTTCATTTTTAAAATCTGAAATTTGGTTTAATGTGGCATTTTGAGTTCCTAACACTTTAGTACCAAAATCTACCATGGTAGTTATTTGGTATTCTTTTGAAGGCATTACGAGTATTTCACTACCCGATTCTTCATCGGTATATGAAATAATATCAGTTATCACATACTCTTCTCTAAAAACATCCAGTTCTACAACCTCTGCTTTTTCTAAAGCTTCCACAAAAAATTTAGAAGACCCATCCATGATTGGAGGTTCTGAAGCATTAAGTTCTATAATAGCATTGTCTACGTCTAAACCAACCAAAGCCGCCAATACATGCTCTGATGTCTGTATGCTCACGCCGTTTTTCTCTAAGCAGGTGCCTCGTTGTGTACTTGTTACAAAATTAGCATCAGCCTCAATAACAGGCATCCCCTCTAAATCAATACGCTTAAAAACCAATCCTGTGTTAGCCGCTGCTGGTTTAAAAGTTAATGTTACGTTTTTTCCTGTGTGTAAACCAACACCTGTTAAAGAAACCTCTTTCTTTATGGTTTTTTGTTTTATTTCAGTAGTTACTATTCCCATTTATTTTTTTCTAAATCATTAATATTTCTAACAATCTTAGGTAAGTTCTTAAAATGAACATACGATTTATTATAATCGGTTAAACTAAGTGCTGGTGAACCTTGAAGCACTTCATTATCTTTTACATTTCTTGCAATACCCGATTGTGCTTGAATTTTTACATTATTACCAATAGTAATATGGCCTGCAATGCCTACTTGACCTCCAATTTGGCAGTTATCCCCTATTTTTGTAGAGCCAGCAACACCTGTTTGAGCTGCAATGACTGTGTTTTTTCCAATTTCAACATTGTGGGCAATTTGAATATGATTGTCTAATTTTGCGCCTTCACGAATGATGGTGGAACCTATAGTAGCTCTATCTATAGTTGTAGCTGCACCAATATCTACATAATCTTCAATAATAACATTTCCTGTTTGTGGGATTTTATTATAGCCTCCATTTTCGTTTGGTGCAAAACCAAAGCCATCGGCACCAATAATAACCCCCGAATTTACAACACAGGTATGGCCTATAATAGTTTCCGAATAAATTTTTGCTCCAGAAAAAATAATAGTATTATCGCCAATAACGACATTCTCTCCTATATATGTGTTCGGAAATATTTTAACATTATTTCCTATTTTAGCATGTTCACTAATGTATGAAAACGCACCAATATATACAGCTTCTCCATATTTTGCAGATTCAGAAACAAAAGAAGGTTGTTCAATTCCAACTTTATTAAGTTTAGTCGCGTTGTAATATTCAAGAATTTTAGAAAAAGCTAAATAAGCGTCATCAACCTTAATTAAGGTGGTATTAAGGACGTTTTCAGGAATAAAAGTTTTGTTTACAATAGTAATGGAAGCTTTGGTGCTATATATATGTGGGGTATATTTTGGATTTGCCAAAAACGTTAAAGAGCCTTCAAAACCTTCTTCAATTTTTGATAGTTTTGATACTTCAGCAAGGGGATTTCCCACCACATCACCTTCTAAAATCCCTGCTATTTGTTGTGCTGTAAATTTCACACTTTAATGTTTATTATTTTTATAATAGGTTTCGCAAAAATAGGAAAAATGTCCTAAACTTTTTCAATTGATTTTCCTTATTGTTAATCATTGAAAATCAATAGTTTAAATTTTAAATTAAATAATTATTCACAAATTAATTTGTTATGGACTCTTTTGGGTAACAGATATAGTACTTGGTTACGGGTTTTGATAAAGCTTTTAAATTAAGTTGATCCGATGCTTTAACGATGTCTTCAACCTTGCCTGATTTGTGTAATATATTAATTCCTTTATGATTGTTTTGGTAGGCTTGATTTGAAATACTTCCTGTAAATACAAAATATTTAGCTTCGTTTTCTGAAATGTTATATTTCGAGATCCATGTGTCTATATGTTTTTGTAACTCTTTTTCTTTTACAGGTTTCTTTTTTAATTTAACTGTTAGCAAATTTCTATTAATTATCATTTCGCACAAATTACTCAACACAAAATCGGAATCAAATTGCCAGTGTTTCATTGCCGAAATAATATCGAAATCATCCAATTGAGAAAAAACATTCAGTATGTTTTTATTAAAATCTTCTATTGAAATTTTATTTTCTAAAAAGTACAACAGTGGTTTACTGGCTTCTAATTTGTGGTGGTTATTATGTAGCTCTTTGGCACGTTGGAGCACTCTAATTAATAATTGTTCGGCAGCCAAGCCTGTTTTATGTAAATACACTTGCCAATACATAAAACGTCTTGCAATTAGGAATTTCTCTACGCTATAAATACCTTTTTCTTCTACTACTAATTCATCGTTCACCACATGAAGCATGGTTATTAAACGTTCACTATTCACATTGCCTTCTGCAACCCCTGTATAAAAACTATCGCGTTTTAAATAATCGGCTCTATCCATATCAAATTGTCCTGAAATGAGCTGACACATAAACTTTCTGGGGTATTCGCCTTTAAAAATATTAATTGCAAGCGTTAAACTTCCGTTAAATTCTTCATTTAAACGCTCCATAAAAAGCAAAGAAATCTGCTCATGAGAGACGCTTTCCACAATACTATGTTCCATGGCATGCGAAAAAGGACCATGACCAATGTCGTGCAATAAAATAGCAGCATATAGCCCTGTTTCTTCGTCATTCGAAATTGTAACTCCTTTAAACCGAAGTACATTAACCGTTTTCTGCATTAAATACACACACCCAATAGCATGATGAAACCGGGTATGATGTGCTCCCGGATATACTAAATAAGACATCCCCATTTGCGTAATTCTTCTCAAACGCTGAAAATACTTATGCTGTATTAAATCGAAAATAAGAGAGTTTGGAATCGTAATAAATCCGTAAATTGGGTCGTTTAATATTTTAAGTTTGTTCAAACTTTAAAAGTTAGGGTTTAATAGACACAAATATAATTATATACCGTATATATAAAAGACTATACTATGAACAAATTAATATTAACACTTATTAAAAACATATAAATGAATATAATAAAAATACTTTGGGTAGATGATGAAATTGATTTATTGAAACCACATATATTATTCTTACAACAACGCAACTATATTGTTACTACGTGTAAAAGTGGCACAGAAGCTATAGAAATTCTTGAAAGTGAAAATTTTGACATTGTTTTTTTAGATGAAAATATGCCTGGACTTACGGGGCTTGAAACTTTAAATGAAATAAAGGAGAAACAAGACAATCTTCCTGTTGTTATGATTACAAAAAGTGAAGAAGAATATATTATGGAAGAAGCTATTGGCAATAAAATAGCCGATTACCTTATAAAACCCGTGAATCCCAATCAAATTCTCTTAAGTTTAAAGAAAAATTTAGATCATTCCCGACTTATTTCAGAAAAAACGACCTCAAACTACCAGCAAGAGTTTAGAAAAATATCTATGGATTTGTCTATGGTTAACTCTTATGAAGAATGGGTGGCTTTATATCAAAAACTAATTTATTGGGAACTTCAACTTGAAAACATTGAAGATGCAGGTATGTTTGAAATATTGGAATCTCAGAAAAACGAGGCTAACACCCATTTTGGCAAGTACATAGAAAAAAATTACGCTAAATGGTTTTTGCATAATACCGAAGCTCCCATCATGTCGCATACGCTCTTTAAAGAAAAAATTGCACCCGAGTTGAGTAAAGACCAACCTACCCTATTAGTTGTTGTTGATAATTTAAGATATGACCAATGGAAAGTATTTGAACCTATCATAAATAATCATTACAAAAAAGAAAAAGAAGAAGCCTTTTATAGCATATTACCAACCGCAACCCAATATGCTAGAAATGCTATTTTTTCTGGATTAATGCCAAGCGATATGGAAAAACTTTTTCCTCAATTTTGGAAAAATGATACGGATGAAGGTGGTAAAAATTTACATGAAGAGGATTTTTTAAAAACACAAATGAAACGATTGGGATTAAATCATTACAGCCATGAATTTCATAAAATAACCAATTTAAAAGCAGGTAAAAAATTAGTAGAAAACTTCAAAACTTTAAAAAACAACGACCTCAATGTTATTGTCTATAATTTTGTAGATATGCTTTCGCATTCCAAAACCGAAATGGAAGTTGTTAAAGAATTAGCGTCCAATGATAAAGCATACCGATCATTAACCTTAAGCTGGTTTAAAAATTCCCCGCTTTTAGAAATGATACAACAGGCCCAACAATTAGGTTTTAAACTTATATTAACCACAGATCATGGCACCATAAATGTAAAAAACCCTTCAAAAGTTATAGGAGATAGAGATACCAGTTTAAATCTGCGTTATAAAACAGGACGTAGTTTGACTTATGAAAGCAAAGACGTACTGGTTTTTAAAGACCCCAAAGAGGTGCATTTACCTTCAATAAACATGAGCAGTTCTTATATTTTTGCAAAAAGTGACTTATTCTTTGCGTATCCTAACAACTATAATCATTATGTTAGTTATTTTAGAAATACCTATCAACATGGTGGTGTTTCTCTCGAAGAAATGATTATTCCTTTTGCAGTGTTCAATCCAAAATAATCTATGTAATACCAAAAACACCGATAAAATACGTTTTTATTAGTGTTTTTAAGTTTTAATTTGTAATATTGCGCATAAACAGAATTTAAAGTTGGAAATAGAATTTCAATTAATTGATATAGATGCAGTTGTAAAAAAGCTGTTGAAAAATTTAAAAAGTAAAACCATCTTGCTGTATGGAGAAATGGGCGTTGGTAAAACTACTTTAATTAAAAACATAGTAAAAGAATTAGGTAGCAGCGATAAAGTGAGTAGCCCAACCTTCTCGATTGTTAATGAATATGAATTAAAAACTGATAAAATTTTTCATTTCGATTTATATCGAGTTAAAAATTTAGAAGAAGCGTATAATTTTGGTATTGAAGATTATTTAGATTCCAATCATTGGGTTTTGATAGAATGGCCTGAGGTTATTAAGCCAATATTAGATAATCCTTTTGATACCATAACTTTGGAGTTAACTCCTGATAATAGTAGAATGTTAACCCTAATAAATTAAGAAAAATAAACATGCAAAAAGCTATAAATGATAATTAAAACACAACAAAATGTATTGAATTTTACTTTATTACGGGAAACCCATAACGTAAAATTGACAAAACCATGTTTTTAACGTAATTTTAACAATTCGGCATATCCTTCAAAATAGTCTTTAGTTAAATTTGGGTATTAATTAATTAAATCCCTTATAAAATGAAAACTAAAAAGTATTTTATCGCCATCGCGATATTCGGAGGAATGTTGTTTACAGCTTATGCAGCTAATGCATACAACTTAGATGGAACAACAACAGCAAAAGTTGATAAAACAAAAATCAAAGTTCCTACAGACGGATAGGAGAACTTTAATAATCGGGAGTGTCGTAGCCACTTTAATTGCTATGACCCCCTATTTATTCTACCTATATGAAAGTGTTCCCGATACTCCGGTATGGAACACTTTTTTATTTACCTATAAAAGTGATAATTATCAGAGTGCTAATGTAGCCATGTGGATTCTCACTAGTAAAATGATTCCGCTTTTTTTACTGTTTATTTGGTTTTTTACATGCAGACATTGGTGGTATCATGTATTATTAGTGCCCATTTCCATGTATGTTTTTCAAATATTTTCTTTGATACATGGCGACACCAAATACCTAGACGAGTTTCAATTGATGTATTTAATTCCAGTGATGGCTGTTATTGTCCCTTCCATATATCTTATAAAAGCTCAAATTTTTAATAAGATTAACGATGCTTCTAAATCAATGGAAGAATTGGAAGAAGAATTTAAAATGTCGCCCAAAAACTTTTGGGAGAAAATTAAGCAATACTTTTAATTGTTTTTAGAGTTTAGTCTGTCACGTTCATCTAACTCAATTTCTTTTTGATCATTCTTTGGATTTGAATTTCCAAATTTATAATTAAAGCCTAATGTAAACAATCTATTTTCCATTCTAGATTTAGACAAAACATCTTGATTTAAGTATTTAGTTGAAGTATTAAAATTTTGGTTGTTAAATATATCTGTATAGCCAATACTTATAGAAGCTTTGTTTTTCCATAATGTTTTTTTTAGGTTTAAATCCAACCCATGTCGGGTGCTAACGTTTGTGGGCCCGTTTAGCAAAGAGGATATATACAAATAAGACACATCGAATGCTAAGCTATTGTCTTTCAAAAACGTGAAATAATTAATGACATTACCATATAGAGACCATTTATTTATTTCTGTTAATTCATTATTACTTTCTAAAGCATAAAATTGATTCTCATAGTGAAACAAAGAAGATAATACATAAATATTCCATTGATTTGTGAGTTTTGTATAGGTTGTGAAATCTATCCCATATGAAATGCTTTTATCAATGTTTGTATTAATATAT
The genomic region above belongs to Mariniflexile litorale and contains:
- a CDS encoding bifunctional UDP-3-O-[3-hydroxymyristoyl] N-acetylglucosamine deacetylase/3-hydroxyacyl-ACP dehydratase; translated protein: MGIVTTEIKQKTIKKEVSLTGVGLHTGKNVTLTFKPAAANTGLVFKRIDLEGMPVIEADANFVTSTQRGTCLEKNGVSIQTSEHVLAALVGLDVDNAIIELNASEPPIMDGSSKFFVEALEKAEVVELDVFREEYVITDIISYTDEESGSEILVMPSKEYQITTMVDFGTKVLGTQNATLNQISDFKNEISDARTFSFLHEIEMLLQNGLIKGGDLNNAIVYVDKPLSTDTMEKLKVAFKKDTVKVKSNGILDNLTLHYPNEAARHKLLDVLGDLALIGTRIRGKVIANKPGHYVNTQFAKKLSKLIKNDRRNNVPNIDLNQTPLMDVNQIMAMLPHRQPFLLIDKVFELSDSHVIALKNVTMNESFFAGHFPGAPVMPGVLIVEAMAQTGGVLVLNTVPDPENYLTFFMKMDNVKFKQKVVPGDTLIFKCSLITPIRRGICHMQGYAYANGKLCAEAELMAQISKVK
- the lpxD gene encoding UDP-3-O-(3-hydroxymyristoyl)glucosamine N-acyltransferase, with translation MKFTAQQIAGILEGDVVGNPLAEVSKLSKIEEGFEGSLTFLANPKYTPHIYSTKASITIVNKTFIPENVLNTTLIKVDDAYLAFSKILEYYNATKLNKVGIEQPSFVSESAKYGEAVYIGAFSYISEHAKIGNNVKIFPNTYIGENVVIGDNTIIFSGAKIYSETIIGHTCVVNSGVIIGADGFGFAPNENGGYNKIPQTGNVIIEDYVDIGAATTIDRATIGSTIIREGAKLDNHIQIAHNVEIGKNTVIAAQTGVAGSTKIGDNCQIGGQVGIAGHITIGNNVKIQAQSGIARNVKDNEVLQGSPALSLTDYNKSYVHFKNLPKIVRNINDLEKNKWE
- a CDS encoding HD domain-containing protein translates to MNKLKILNDPIYGFITIPNSLIFDLIQHKYFQRLRRITQMGMSYLVYPGAHHTRFHHAIGCVYLMQKTVNVLRFKGVTISNDEETGLYAAILLHDIGHGPFSHAMEHSIVESVSHEQISLLFMERLNEEFNGSLTLAINIFKGEYPRKFMCQLISGQFDMDRADYLKRDSFYTGVAEGNVNSERLITMLHVVNDELVVEEKGIYSVEKFLIARRFMYWQVYLHKTGLAAEQLLIRVLQRAKELHNNHHKLEASKPLLYFLENKISIEDFNKNILNVFSQLDDFDIISAMKHWQFDSDFVLSNLCEMIINRNLLTVKLKKKPVKEKELQKHIDTWISKYNISENEAKYFVFTGSISNQAYQNNHKGINILHKSGKVEDIVKASDQLNLKALSKPVTKYYICYPKESITN
- a CDS encoding PglZ domain-containing protein, with the protein product MNIIKILWVDDEIDLLKPHILFLQQRNYIVTTCKSGTEAIEILESENFDIVFLDENMPGLTGLETLNEIKEKQDNLPVVMITKSEEEYIMEEAIGNKIADYLIKPVNPNQILLSLKKNLDHSRLISEKTTSNYQQEFRKISMDLSMVNSYEEWVALYQKLIYWELQLENIEDAGMFEILESQKNEANTHFGKYIEKNYAKWFLHNTEAPIMSHTLFKEKIAPELSKDQPTLLVVVDNLRYDQWKVFEPIINNHYKKEKEEAFYSILPTATQYARNAIFSGLMPSDMEKLFPQFWKNDTDEGGKNLHEEDFLKTQMKRLGLNHYSHEFHKITNLKAGKKLVENFKTLKNNDLNVIVYNFVDMLSHSKTEMEVVKELASNDKAYRSLTLSWFKNSPLLEMIQQAQQLGFKLILTTDHGTINVKNPSKVIGDRDTSLNLRYKTGRSLTYESKDVLVFKDPKEVHLPSINMSSSYIFAKSDLFFAYPNNYNHYVSYFRNTYQHGGVSLEEMIIPFAVFNPK
- the tsaE gene encoding tRNA (adenosine(37)-N6)-threonylcarbamoyltransferase complex ATPase subunit type 1 TsaE translates to MEIEFQLIDIDAVVKKLLKNLKSKTILLYGEMGVGKTTLIKNIVKELGSSDKVSSPTFSIVNEYELKTDKIFHFDLYRVKNLEEAYNFGIEDYLDSNHWVLIEWPEVIKPILDNPFDTITLELTPDNSRMLTLIN